A stretch of Methanoculleus sp. SDB DNA encodes these proteins:
- a CDS encoding phosphoadenosine phosphosulfate reductase, with protein sequence MYSYTYDKKTGGILLNSSPTGFSKEPRPVYAPELDVLGLDKYWKYDKQTDSPYMWAEANNYYYRGTLVAKLKGGNIYTAPEIIIPNGEDGNPITPEPEGISLRPIDIEAMVEANREMLEIIEQTTVKKILAIYTKYKNKIDCFHVAFSGGKDSCVLLDLVKKALPKGSFVVVFGDTGMEFPDTYEAIGKTEQQCVKDEIPFYVAKSHLDPKESWELFGPPSRTLRWCCSVHKSTPQTLKLREVTGKNDFIGLDFVGVRAQESIARSTYKYENYGAKQKGQFSHNSILEWTSAEIWLYIYSNDVLINETYKKGNGRAGCLFCPMSSGGTSGYLRRVSYSAEIDSYIDLIKKKHDGDKRKKSNTESYILNGGWNARKNGRELSNNTFRCIEKTTNGILTITITAPESDWLEWMKTLGDLHGENGDYYVQFEGERICFSVKATKNGYIVTIPEAVLKERPRFGKIFRQVFRKASYCKGCRVCETNCRSGCISFVDGKVRINNCIQCHECHAIDSGCLLFHSLRHPQGGGKSMKKSLNSFADHAPKPEWLRSFFELKDTFFSDHTLGPMMFDMFRRFLRDASLNEKNHFTPFAELISQIGWETETAQGLILINLVAENPQIGWYVKNFDVGRVYARQFVEDKLTSEEGVKPKDAKSIAKSYKRLVETPLGTSLHWGFVTEDGDLVRTKCSVSDPRVVLYGLFKFAEKCNDYKEFTLATLLNDSIDRDGISPTRIFGLDRDDMTPILLGLSAKYPEFITASFTHDLEKITLAKDKSSQDVLDLFKEEVANG encoded by the coding sequence ATATATTCGTATACCTACGACAAAAAAACGGGCGGGATACTTCTTAATTCCTCACCGACAGGGTTTTCAAAAGAACCCCGTCCGGTTTACGCACCCGAATTGGACGTGCTGGGCTTAGATAAGTATTGGAAGTACGACAAACAGACCGACAGTCCATATATGTGGGCGGAGGCGAACAACTACTACTATCGAGGGACGCTTGTCGCAAAGCTGAAAGGCGGCAACATCTACACTGCTCCTGAAATTATCATTCCGAACGGAGAGGATGGTAACCCGATAACGCCAGAGCCAGAAGGCATATCGCTTCGCCCTATTGACATAGAGGCAATGGTGGAGGCAAACCGTGAAATGCTTGAAATCATCGAGCAGACCACGGTTAAAAAAATCTTGGCCATCTACACCAAATACAAGAACAAAATCGACTGTTTCCATGTGGCGTTTTCGGGCGGAAAGGACAGTTGTGTCCTACTCGACCTTGTAAAGAAAGCCTTGCCCAAAGGTAGCTTCGTTGTGGTGTTTGGCGACACTGGTATGGAGTTTCCAGACACCTACGAGGCGATCGGGAAAACAGAACAGCAGTGTGTTAAGGACGAAATACCGTTTTACGTCGCCAAGTCCCACCTTGACCCGAAAGAGTCGTGGGAGCTATTCGGTCCTCCGTCGCGCACATTACGTTGGTGTTGTTCGGTGCATAAAAGCACCCCGCAAACGCTGAAGCTGAGAGAAGTGACCGGCAAAAACGATTTTATTGGTCTTGATTTTGTTGGGGTTCGGGCGCAGGAGAGCATTGCTCGAAGTACATACAAGTACGAAAACTATGGCGCAAAACAAAAGGGTCAGTTTAGCCATAACTCAATACTTGAGTGGACATCCGCGGAGATTTGGCTGTATATATATTCGAACGATGTGTTGATTAACGAGACCTATAAAAAGGGCAACGGTCGTGCCGGATGTTTGTTTTGTCCTATGTCGTCTGGAGGAACGAGTGGCTACTTGCGGCGAGTAAGCTATTCGGCAGAGATCGACAGTTATATCGATTTAATTAAAAAAAAACACGACGGGGACAAGCGAAAGAAAAGCAACACTGAATCGTATATCCTAAACGGCGGTTGGAACGCGAGAAAGAATGGTCGTGAGTTATCGAACAATACGTTCCGATGTATTGAAAAGACTACAAACGGGATTCTGACAATAACCATTACAGCCCCTGAGTCCGACTGGCTGGAATGGATGAAAACACTTGGAGACTTACACGGTGAAAACGGTGATTACTACGTCCAATTTGAAGGCGAACGCATATGTTTTTCTGTTAAGGCTACAAAGAACGGATACATTGTAACGATACCCGAAGCTGTACTGAAAGAAAGACCTAGATTCGGGAAGATATTCCGGCAAGTATTCAGAAAAGCCTCGTATTGCAAAGGTTGTCGAGTTTGTGAAACGAACTGTCGAAGCGGATGTATAAGTTTTGTTGACGGCAAAGTCAGAATAAACAACTGTATCCAGTGTCACGAATGCCATGCAATCGATAGCGGCTGTCTATTGTTTCATTCGTTACGACATCCACAAGGAGGAGGAAAATCAATGAAAAAAAGCCTAAACTCATTCGCCGACCACGCTCCGAAGCCAGAGTGGTTACGATCATTCTTTGAACTGAAGGATACGTTCTTTTCGGATCATACTCTGGGACCGATGATGTTCGATATGTTTAGGCGTTTCCTTAGGGACGCTTCCTTAAATGAGAAGAACCACTTTACGCCGTTTGCAGAGTTAATTTCACAAATAGGATGGGAAACAGAGACTGCACAAGGTTTGATTCTTATCAACCTTGTCGCCGAAAACCCACAGATTGGGTGGTATGTCAAAAACTTTGATGTCGGCAGAGTCTATGCACGTCAGTTCGTTGAAGATAAGTTGACCTCCGAGGAGGGAGTTAAACCGAAAGATGCTAAGTCAATCGCCAAATCCTACAAGCGTCTGGTCGAAACACCGCTCGGCACTAGCCTGCACTGGGGATTCGTCACCGAGGACGGTGACCTCGTTCGCACAAAATGTTCCGTGAGCGACCCACGCGTGGTACTATATGGCTTGTTCAAGTTTGCGGAGAAGTGTAACGACTACAAAGAGTTCACGCTAGCTACACTCCTAAACGACAGCATCGACCGCGACGGCATAAGCCCTACACGCATCTTCGGGCTTGACCGCGACGATATGACGCCCATACTTTTAGGGCTGTCAGCAAAATACCCTGAGTTCATCACCGCGTCGTTCACACACGACCTTGAGAAGATAACACTTGCGAAAGACAAGTCGTCCCAAGATGTACTGGACTTGTTTAAGGAGGAGGTAGCAAATGGCTAA